A window of the Xenopus laevis strain J_2021 chromosome 9_10L, Xenopus_laevis_v10.1, whole genome shotgun sequence genome harbors these coding sequences:
- the acvr1.L gene encoding activin A receptor type 1 L homeolog isoform X1 gives MVDGVMILPILMMVAFSSPSMEDEEMKLNAGQYKCVCEGMSCGNGDHCYGQQCFASLSNNDGVMVSQKGCFQVYEQGKMTCKTPPSQDQAVECCQSDLCNLNITVKITGKAKQGEALNYSMETLTIFILAPVVVLVVLSVLAVLIFRKIQQRHMEMLSNRDAEYGTIDGLIASNVGDSTLAEMLDHSCTSGSGSGLPFLVQRTVARQITLAECVGKGRYGEVWRGLWQGESIAVKIFSSRDEKSWFRETELYNTVLLRHENILGFIASDMTSRNSSTQLWLITHYHELGSLYDYMQVTTLDSISCLRIVLSIASGLAHLHVEIFGTQGKPAISHRDLKSKNILVKKNGQCCIADLGLAVMHSQTTNQLDVGNNPRVGTKRYMAPEVLDETIQVDCFDSYKRVDIYAFGLVLWEVARRMVSNGIVEEYKPPFYDVVPNDPSFEDMKKVVCVDQQRPNIPNRWFSDSTLTALAKLMKECWYQNPSARLTALRIKKTLTKIDNSLDKLKSDC, from the exons ATGGTGGATGGTGTTATGATTCTTCCTATCCTTATGATGGTGGCTTTTTCCTCTCCCAGCATGGAAG ATGAGGAGATGAAGTTGAATGCAGGGCAGTATAAATGCGTATGTGAAGGGATGTCCTGCGGCAACGGCGACCACTGTTATGGGCAGCAGTGTTTTGCTTCGCTCAGCAACAATGATGGAGTCATGGTGTCCCAAAAGGGTTGCTTCCAAGTCTATGAACAAGGCAAAATGACATGCAAAACCCCTCCATCCCAGGACCAGGCCGTGGAATGCTGTCAGAGTGACCTCTGTAACTTGAACATCACAGTAAAAATAACAG ggaaaGCAAAGCAAGGGGAGGCATTAAATTACAGCATGGAAACACTAACAATCTTTATATTGGCCCCTGTGGTTGTGCTAGTGGTACTTTCTGTCTTGGCTGTGCTGATCTTCCGAAAAATTCAACAGCGTCACATGGAGATGCTGAGCAATCGGGATGCAGAATATGGAACCATTGATGGACTCATTGCATCCAATGTTGGAGACAGTACACTCGCA GAAATGTTGGATCATTCCTGTACATCGGGCAGTGGTTCTGGGCTTCCATTCCTGGTACAAAGAACAGTCGCTCGGCAGATTACACTAGCAGAGTGTGTTG GAAAAGGCCGATATGGTGAAGTATGGCGAGGTCTTTGGCAAGGAGAAAGCATCGCAGTGAAGATATTTTCATCACGAGACGAAAAATCCTGGTTCAGGGAAACAGAGTTATACAACACTGTGTTACTGCGTCATGAAAATATTCTGG GTTTTATTGCTTCAGACATGACTTCCAGAAACTCCAGCACACAGTTGTGGCTAATAACTCACTACCATGAGCTGGGCTCCCTCTACGACTACATGCAGGTTACCACGCTGGATTCGATCAGTTGCCTGCGCATCGTTTTGTCGATAGCCAGCGGCCTGGCTCATTTGCATGTGGAGATATTTGGCACTCAGGGGAAGCCGGCAATTTCTCATAGAGATTTGAAGAGCAAGAATATCCTTGTGAAAAAGAACGGGCAGTGCTGCATTGCAGATCTAG GGCTTGCCGTCATGCATTCGCAAACAACCAACCAGCTGGATGTTGGCAATAACCCCCGCGTAGGAACAAAGCGCTACATGGCCCCTGAAGTTCTGGATGAAACTATACAAGTGGATTGTTTTGACTCTTACAAGCGAGTGGATATTTATGCATTTGGTCTTGTCCTATGGGAGGTCGCCAGGCGGATGGTCAGCAATG GCATTGTAGAAGAATACAAGCCTCCTTTTTATGATGTTGTACCCAATGACCCGAGTTTTGAAGACATGAAGAAGGTTGTCTGTGTGGATCAACAAAGACCAAACATTCCCAATAGATGGTTCTCAGATTCA
- the acvr1.L gene encoding activin A receptor type 1 L homeolog precursor (The RefSeq protein has 3 substitutions compared to this genomic sequence): protein MVDGVMILPILMMVAFSSPSMEDEEMKLNAGQYKCVCEGMSCGNGDHCYGQQCFASLSNNDGVMVSQKGCFQVYEQGKMTCKTPPSQDQAVECCQSDLCNLNITVKITGKAKQGEALNYSMETLTIFILAPVVVLVVLSVLAVLIFRKLQQRHMEMLSNRDAEYGTIDGLIASNVGDSTLAEMLDHSCTSGSGSGLPFLVQRTVARQITLAECVGKGRYGEVWRGLWQGESIAVKIFSSRDEKSWFRETELYNTVLLRHENILGFIASDMTSRNSSTQLWLITHYHELGSLYDYMQVTTLDSISCLRIVLSIASGLAHLHVEIFGTQGKPAISHRDLKSKNILVKKTGQCCIADLGLDVMHSQTTNQLDVGNNPRVGTKRYMAPEVLDETIQVDCFDSYKRVDIYAFGLVLWEVARRMVSNGIVEEYKPPFYDVVPNDPSFEDMKKVVCVDQQRPNIPNRWFSDSTLTALAKLMKECWYQNPSARLTALRIKKTLTKIDNSLDKLKSDC from the exons ATGGTGGATGGTGTTATGATTCTTCCTATCCTTATGATGGTGGCTTTTTCCTCTCCCAGCATGGAAG ATGAGGAGATGAAGTTGAATGCAGGGCAGTATAAATGCGTATGTGAAGGGATGTCCTGCGGCAACGGCGACCACTGTTATGGGCAGCAGTGTTTTGCTTCGCTCAGCAACAATGATGGAGTCATGGTGTCCCAAAAGGGTTGCTTCCAAGTCTATGAACAAGGCAAAATGACATGCAAAACCCCTCCATCCCAGGACCAGGCCGTGGAATGCTGTCAGAGTGACCTCTGTAACTTGAACATCACAGTAAAAATAACAG ggaaaGCAAAGCAAGGGGAGGCATTAAATTACAGCATGGAAACACTAACAATCTTTATATTGGCCCCTGTGGTTGTGCTAGTGGTACTTTCTGTCTTGGCTGTGCTGATCTTCCGAAAAATTCAACAGCGTCACATGGAGATGCTGAGCAATCGGGATGCAGAATATGGAACCATTGATGGACTCATTGCATCCAATGTTGGAGACAGTACACTCGCA GAAATGTTGGATCATTCCTGTACATCGGGCAGTGGTTCTGGGCTTCCATTCCTGGTACAAAGAACAGTCGCTCGGCAGATTACACTAGCAGAGTGTGTTG GAAAAGGCCGATATGGTGAAGTATGGCGAGGTCTTTGGCAAGGAGAAAGCATCGCAGTGAAGATATTTTCATCACGAGACGAAAAATCCTGGTTCAGGGAAACAGAGTTATACAACACTGTGTTACTGCGTCATGAAAATATTCTGG GTTTTATTGCTTCAGACATGACTTCCAGAAACTCCAGCACACAGTTGTGGCTAATAACTCACTACCATGAGCTGGGCTCCCTCTACGACTACATGCAGGTTACCACGCTGGATTCGATCAGTTGCCTGCGCATCGTTTTGTCGATAGCCAGCGGCCTGGCTCATTTGCATGTGGAGATATTTGGCACTCAGGGGAAGCCGGCAATTTCTCATAGAGATTTGAAGAGCAAGAATATCCTTGTGAAAAAGAACGGGCAGTGCTGCATTGCAGATCTAG GGCTTGCCGTCATGCATTCGCAAACAACCAACCAGCTGGATGTTGGCAATAACCCCCGCGTAGGAACAAAGCGCTACATGGCCCCTGAAGTTCTGGATGAAACTATACAAGTGGATTGTTTTGACTCTTACAAGCGAGTGGATATTTATGCATTTGGTCTTGTCCTATGGGAGGTCGCCAGGCGGATGGTCAGCAATG GCATTGTAGAAGAATACAAGCCTCCTTTTTATGATGTTGTACCCAATGACCCGAGTTTTGAAGACATGAAGAAGGTTGTCTGTGTGGATCAACAAAGACCAAACATTCCCAATAGATGGTTCTCAGATTCA